A genomic region of Haliotis asinina isolate JCU_RB_2024 chromosome 1, JCU_Hal_asi_v2, whole genome shotgun sequence contains the following coding sequences:
- the LOC137280744 gene encoding uncharacterized protein has product MKLTLYAAIIVLVGVVTVATLNQNNVDCPADRRFLHDLKSLLRLHLGEKIIPPETDSPYWSSSGATFTRWGRTTCPKGNDVVYKGYAGGSHYQAKGGPGTTLCLPEAPIYGKHTSEASESYIYGSEYQTDSKTSPLHRLYQDDVPCVVCQSHHKTSAIMVPARNECFPGWHLEYKGYLFGGGTGETGPSDYVCVDSEPEAMPGGKANTNGHLLYMIDAKCGALPCPPYVDGWELTCALCTK; this is encoded by the exons ATGAAGCTAACGCTGTATGCCGCTATCATCGTTCTGGTTGGGGTAGTCACAG TTGCGACCTTAAATCAGAACAATGTGGACTGTCCCGCGGACCGGAGGTTCCTGCATGATCTGAAGTCACTGTTGAGGCTACACCTGGGAGAGAAGATTATACCGCCTGAAACCGACTCTCCATACTGGTCCAGCTCGG GAGCGACATTCACACGCTGGGGAAGGACAACATGTCCGAAAGGAAATGATGTCGTGTACAAAG GTTATGCCGGTGGAAGTCATTATCAGGCAAAAGGGGGTCCGGGGACAACACTGTGCCTCCCCGAAGCACCCATCTACGGAAAGCACACTAGTGAGGCATCAGAAAGTTATATCTATGGCTCTGAATATCAAACAGATAGCAAGACATCTCCTCTTCACCGGCTGTATCAAGATGATGTCCCGTGTGTGGTGTGCCAGAGTCATCACAAAACAAGTGCCATCATGGTACCTGCCAGGAACGAGTGTTTTCCGGGATGGCACCTGGAATACAAGGGCTATCTGTTTGGTGGTGGTACTGGAGAAACTGGTCCCAGTGATTATGTCTGTGTAGATAGTGAACCAGAAGCCATGCCTGGGGGTAAAGCAAACACAAACGGCCATCTCTTGTATATGATCGACGCCAAATGTGGTGCCCTGCCCTGCCCACCTTATGTCGACGGCTGGGAGTTGACATGTGCCCTTTGCACTAAATAG